The proteins below come from a single Mercenaria mercenaria strain notata chromosome 3, MADL_Memer_1, whole genome shotgun sequence genomic window:
- the LOC123523894 gene encoding recQ-mediated genome instability protein 2-like — MSKILEKPARKLFLVDLCNCREIIDQPSPGSDASSMKKWSTNCSGTSVMFSMVTVQGVVIEIMDNGDSLLLDDGTAVAQVRGCNKIPFQTSKPVKGHYIMVVGQLLKTGQCPLLRAIKLQNLSHNVAMATIWPLEVIDGLQQNPNIT, encoded by the exons ATGAGCAAGATATTGGAGAAGCCAGCAAGAAAACTGTTCCTGGTAGACTTATGTAACTGTCGGGAAATTATTGACCAGCCCTCTCCTGGAAGTGATGCTAGCTCTATGAAGAAGTGGTCCACAAATTGTTCAGGGACAAGTGTTATGTTTTCTATGGTTACAGTACAAGGTGTTGTTATTGAG ATTATGGACAATGGGGACAGTTTACTGTTGGATGATGGAACGGCAGTTGCTCAAGTTAGAGGTTGCAATAAAATACCATTTCAGACTTCAAAACCTGTCAAAG GACATTATATAATGGTAGTTGGTCAGCTACTGAAGACTGGACAGTGTCCACTACTGCGTGCCATCAAGTTACAGAACCTCAGTCAtaatgttgccatggcaaccatctGGCCACTCGAGGTCATAGACGGACTTCAGCAAAATCCAAATATAACCTGA